A stretch of the Planktothricoides raciborskii GIHE-MW2 genome encodes the following:
- a CDS encoding XisI protein has translation MDSHIIFYRECVKNFLGQYESLQDENSKIELIFDDERMRYMVLWVGWHKYKRIHQCAVHIDIVGDRILIQRNDTEDAIAEKLVEMGISQENILMSFIHPQHQDYEEKEVGVVAAIANAN, from the coding sequence ATGGATTCTCACATAATTTTTTACAGAGAATGCGTGAAAAATTTTCTCGGTCAATATGAATCTCTTCAAGATGAGAATTCTAAAATCGAGCTAATTTTTGATGATGAACGAATGCGCTATATGGTTTTGTGGGTGGGATGGCATAAATATAAGCGCATCCATCAATGTGCTGTGCATATTGATATTGTGGGCGATCGCATTCTGATTCAGCGTAATGATACGGAAGATGCGATCGCAGAAAAACTGGTAGAGATGGGAATTTCTCAGGAAAATATTCTGATGAGTTTTATACATCCTCAACATCAAGATTACGAAGAAAAAGAAGTGGGAGTCGTTGCCGCGATCGCCAACGCTAATTAG
- a CDS encoding DUF790 family protein, with translation MLPTDLLSLRTNGETIMPKNLAINPKNLKTAEQIITCFQEAVGCCQGELNRQLLELEGDNTDYRIKRGLAHLLRSGFCKFEVISPLEPQELRYRVFTLAAATVPSRQATELTLEKLASQLSQEQEKEIIPSQIQAALYADLEESKILTEFEAPTPEALLNRYNLSQVQGIFYKATHIVIHAHRNDPGEYKLLFRYLKLFQLMAYIEGDADHGFTITIDGPTSVLKVNTRYGLALAKMLPALLHVTKWSLSAQLQSRDTYTNQWKSGRFTLNSDCDLVSHYPPGKTYDSMLEESFVDRWHQQKTEWRLEREVDLIPIPGSVMIPDFRLVHPDGRSLLFEIVGYWRPEYLRKKFAQVKKSECKNLILAVSERLNLEKAGVNVRDVSVPIIWFKDKLLPKQVLAIIDEII, from the coding sequence ATGTTACCCACTGATTTATTAAGCTTGAGAACTAATGGGGAAACAATTATGCCCAAAAACCTGGCAATAAACCCTAAAAATTTGAAGACAGCAGAGCAAATCATCACCTGTTTCCAAGAAGCGGTGGGCTGTTGTCAAGGGGAATTAAATCGACAACTTTTAGAATTAGAAGGGGACAATACCGACTATCGGATTAAACGAGGACTTGCTCATTTATTACGCAGTGGTTTTTGTAAGTTTGAAGTCATTAGTCCACTGGAACCGCAAGAACTCCGATACAGAGTGTTCACCCTAGCTGCCGCAACGGTTCCCAGTCGTCAAGCCACTGAATTAACCTTAGAAAAATTAGCCAGCCAACTAAGTCAAGAACAAGAAAAAGAAATTATTCCCAGCCAAATTCAAGCGGCACTTTATGCGGATTTAGAAGAAAGTAAAATTCTCACGGAATTTGAAGCACCCACTCCAGAAGCGTTGCTAAATCGCTACAATCTTTCCCAAGTACAGGGGATTTTTTACAAGGCCACTCATATTGTGATTCATGCTCATCGGAACGATCCGGGGGAATATAAACTGTTATTCCGCTATCTGAAATTATTTCAACTAATGGCTTATATTGAAGGAGACGCGGATCATGGTTTTACTATTACCATTGATGGCCCGACTAGCGTATTGAAAGTTAATACTCGCTATGGACTAGCCCTGGCGAAAATGTTACCGGCTTTATTGCACGTCACCAAATGGAGTTTATCTGCCCAATTACAAAGCCGTGATACTTATACGAATCAGTGGAAAAGTGGCCGGTTTACCCTAAATTCTGATTGTGATTTAGTCAGCCACTATCCTCCCGGTAAAACCTATGACAGTATGTTAGAGGAATCATTTGTCGATCGCTGGCATCAACAGAAAACCGAGTGGCGGTTAGAAAGAGAAGTGGATCTAATTCCCATTCCTGGGAGTGTGATGATTCCTGATTTTCGGTTGGTGCATCCAGATGGGCGATCGCTCCTCTTTGAAATCGTCGGTTATTGGCGTCCAGAATACTTACGCAAAAAATTTGCCCAAGTCAAAAAGTCAGAATGTAAAAACTTGATTCTCGCGGTTTCCGAACGCTTAAATTTAGAAAAAGCTGGGGTGAATGTTCGGGATGTTTCGGTGCCGATTATTTGGTTCAAAGATAAACTATTGCCCAAGCAGGTCTTAGCCATTATCGATGAAATTATTTAG
- a CDS encoding BrnA antitoxin family protein gives MLKPLNKKAISIRIDSEVLDWFKSQRKKYQSLFNKYGFAFRC, from the coding sequence ATGTTGAAACCGCTAAATAAAAAAGCGATTTCTATTCGGATAGACTCTGAGGTATTAGACTGGTTTAAAAGTCAACGGAAAAAATATCAATCTTTATTTAATAAATACGGTTTTGCATTTAGATGTTAA
- a CDS encoding EI24 domain-containing protein: MTEPQTPEPISPQQRSPRGFRPRGFGLIAGATYPFRTLIFLRHNPKLLQYIVIPILVNLITGILLYLGLLFPGLNQIDALVRGLSGWIESLIANLPPWLGALTMIAVAIGWLLRLVLVAGLLILIGLLVLQIGSILGAPWYGQLSEQIEKLRTGQLPPMAEGMGALLRDIWRALMFEIKKLLFAGGFGILLFLLNFLIPIGGTVVATIIGVGVAATLVCLDFFDGPLERRRLSFRQKLKIVFGHLPASGSFALVCLFLISVPVLNLLVIPICVASGTLFFCDRIWPNLVVNQPEAK; this comes from the coding sequence ATGACAGAACCTCAAACCCCTGAACCAATTTCCCCCCAACAGCGATCGCCTCGTGGCTTTAGACCTCGTGGCTTTGGATTAATTGCCGGAGCGACTTACCCATTCCGCACTCTGATATTTTTGCGGCACAACCCGAAACTGTTGCAATATATCGTCATTCCTATCCTGGTAAATTTGATTACTGGGATTCTGCTTTATCTGGGTTTGTTGTTTCCCGGCTTAAATCAGATTGATGCCCTGGTGCGGGGTCTGTCCGGTTGGATCGAAAGCTTAATCGCTAATCTTCCCCCTTGGTTAGGGGCTTTGACGATGATTGCGGTGGCGATCGGTTGGTTACTCCGGTTAGTGCTGGTGGCAGGATTGCTGATTTTAATTGGCTTGCTGGTGTTGCAAATTGGCAGCATCCTCGGTGCCCCTTGGTACGGTCAACTGTCTGAGCAAATCGAGAAACTGCGGACAGGTCAGCTACCACCAATGGCAGAGGGAATGGGTGCTTTGCTGCGCGATATTTGGCGAGCATTGATGTTTGAAATTAAAAAATTGCTGTTCGCTGGGGGATTCGGCATCCTGTTATTTTTGCTGAATTTTTTAATCCCCATTGGCGGTACGGTGGTGGCGACGATTATTGGCGTAGGTGTGGCGGCAACTTTGGTTTGTTTGGATTTTTTTGATGGGCCTTTGGAACGTCGCCGTTTAAGTTTTCGGCAAAAATTGAAGATTGTGTTTGGTCATTTACCCGCTAGTGGTAGTTTTGCCTTGGTTTGTCTTTTTTTAATTAGTGTTCCCGTGTTAAATCTGTTGGTTATCCCTATTTGTGTAGCTTCGGGAACTCTGTTTTTCTGCGATCGCATTTGGCCTAATTTGGTGGTAAATCAGCCAGAAGCTAAATAA
- the gyrB gene encoding DNA topoisomerase (ATP-hydrolyzing) subunit B produces MTSSYSADQIQVLEGLEAVRKRPGMYIGSTGPRGLHHLVYEVVDNSIDEALAGYCTHIEVDLNADGSVTVTDDGRGIPTDTHSKTGKSALETVMTVLHAGGKFGGGGYKVSGGLHGVGVSVVNALSEWVEVTVWRDNKVHNQRYERGKPVGELEAKPYKENRTGTSVCFLPDSTIFTTGIEFDYKTIAGRIRELAYLNAGVKITFTDNRLDLLGSDKPHSETYCYEGGIQEYVAYMNREKTPLHEEIIYISGDRNNVQVEVALQWCTDAYNDNLLGFANNIRTIDGGTHLEGLKAVLTRSMNNVARKRGKLKEKDANLGGENIREGLTAVISVKVPDPEFEGQTKTKLGNTEVRGIVDSLVAQVLTEYLDFRPHIADAILDKAIQAFKAAEAARLAREQVRRKSVLESSPLPGKLADCSSKEASESEIYLVEGDSASGCFFGETELVLTDGRCLSFKELVEEQAAGKEHFCYTIRDDGHIAVERIINARMTKANAEVVKVTLDSGETIICTPDHPFMLRDGTYKPAASLTRDDHLMPFYQCLSEKNKNGTGLKGYEMVWSPKRNDWIYTHLLADFYNLEHGVYQTSDGNHRHHVDFNKLNNNPTNIQRLPEEEHLALHRAHLEKTLHRPDVIEKSRRIHQSPEFRAMMSERMLQPDTREMLSANAKALWESPEHKAYMMAKWREFYDSNESYRLENRERLDRVQREYWSDPAHREEQAQRVREYFAYHPHLREQYSQMAKEQWKDEDLLAWRREKTKEQWTPEFRSKRREALDKTYYRKTIEALKKVHTYCGYMDVETYESYRKCQKDRSLLTFKTFCDRYFDGDDVRARDAIRNYNHQIISVEPMEERFDVYDIEVPNTHNFALASGIFVHNSAKQGRDRRFQAILPLRGKILNIEKTDDAKIYKNNEIQSLISAIGLGIKGEEFNPDQLRYHRVIIMTDADVDGAHIRTLLLTFFYRYQRDLVDQGYVYIACPPLYKVERGRNHVYCYSDRELQEHLAQLPPNANYTIQRFKGLGEMMPDQLWETTMNPETRTLKRVEIEDAAEADRIFTILMGDRVGPRREFIEQHSKHLNFTDLDI; encoded by the coding sequence ATGACCAGTAGTTACAGCGCCGATCAAATTCAGGTTCTTGAAGGTTTGGAAGCAGTACGCAAACGACCTGGAATGTATATCGGCTCAACCGGCCCGCGCGGACTCCACCACCTAGTTTACGAGGTAGTGGACAACTCCATTGATGAGGCGCTGGCTGGTTATTGCACCCACATAGAAGTGGATCTAAATGCCGATGGATCTGTCACCGTCACCGATGATGGTCGAGGGATTCCCACGGATACCCATTCTAAAACCGGCAAATCTGCCCTGGAAACGGTTATGACTGTACTCCATGCGGGCGGTAAATTTGGCGGTGGCGGCTATAAAGTGTCTGGTGGCTTGCACGGGGTGGGCGTCTCCGTGGTCAACGCTTTATCGGAATGGGTGGAAGTCACCGTATGGCGCGACAACAAAGTCCATAATCAACGCTACGAACGAGGCAAACCCGTCGGGGAACTGGAAGCCAAGCCGTACAAAGAAAACCGCACCGGCACCTCGGTTTGCTTTCTGCCAGACAGCACCATTTTCACCACCGGCATTGAGTTTGATTATAAAACCATTGCCGGACGGATTCGGGAACTGGCTTATCTGAATGCCGGAGTGAAAATTACTTTTACAGACAACCGCTTGGATTTGTTGGGCAGCGACAAACCTCACAGCGAAACCTACTGCTATGAAGGAGGCATTCAAGAATATGTCGCCTATATGAACCGGGAAAAAACTCCCCTACATGAGGAGATTATCTATATTTCCGGCGATCGCAACAATGTCCAAGTAGAAGTGGCGTTGCAATGGTGTACCGATGCCTACAACGATAACCTACTGGGTTTTGCCAACAATATTCGCACTATTGATGGCGGCACTCACTTAGAAGGTCTGAAGGCGGTGTTGACCCGCAGCATGAATAACGTCGCCCGGAAACGCGGCAAACTGAAAGAGAAAGATGCCAACCTGGGCGGTGAAAATATCCGGGAAGGTTTAACCGCTGTGATTTCCGTGAAGGTGCCAGACCCGGAATTTGAAGGTCAAACCAAGACTAAGTTGGGGAATACAGAAGTTCGGGGGATTGTTGATTCTCTGGTGGCTCAAGTGCTCACCGAGTATTTGGATTTTCGCCCCCATATTGCGGATGCCATTTTAGATAAAGCGATCCAAGCATTTAAAGCCGCTGAAGCAGCACGTCTCGCACGGGAACAAGTCCGCCGAAAGTCAGTGCTAGAGTCGTCTCCACTGCCCGGTAAATTGGCCGATTGTAGCTCCAAAGAAGCCTCAGAAAGTGAGATATATTTGGTCGAAGGCGACAGCGCCAGTGGCTGTTTTTTTGGAGAAACTGAACTTGTTTTAACGGATGGGCGCTGTTTGAGCTTTAAAGAGTTGGTTGAGGAACAGGCAGCGGGGAAAGAACATTTCTGCTACACCATTCGGGATGATGGTCACATTGCGGTGGAGCGGATTATTAACGCTCGGATGACTAAGGCCAATGCGGAAGTAGTTAAGGTGACATTGGACAGTGGGGAAACGATCATCTGCACTCCCGATCATCCATTTATGTTGCGCGATGGGACTTATAAACCAGCAGCTTCCCTGACACGGGACGATCATTTGATGCCTTTTTACCAGTGTCTTTCTGAAAAAAATAAGAACGGCACGGGGTTGAAGGGGTATGAAATGGTTTGGAGTCCGAAGCGCAATGATTGGATCTATACTCATCTGTTGGCGGATTTTTATAATCTGGAACATGGGGTTTATCAAACTTCAGATGGCAACCACCGACATCATGTAGATTTCAACAAGCTGAACAATAATCCGACCAATATTCAGCGACTTCCAGAGGAAGAACATTTAGCCCTCCATCGGGCTCATCTGGAGAAAACATTGCATCGTCCAGATGTGATCGAAAAGAGCCGACGCATTCATCAGAGTCCAGAGTTTCGGGCTATGATGAGCGAGCGGATGCTTCAACCGGACACCCGAGAGATGCTTTCAGCCAACGCCAAGGCTCTGTGGGAATCCCCAGAACATAAAGCCTATATGATGGCTAAGTGGCGAGAGTTTTATGATAGTAACGAATCCTACCGCTTGGAAAATCGGGAACGACTTGACCGAGTACAGCGGGAGTATTGGAGCGATCCAGCCCATCGTGAGGAGCAAGCCCAACGAGTGCGGGAGTATTTTGCTTATCATCCCCATCTGCGGGAACAGTATTCACAGATGGCTAAGGAGCAATGGAAAGACGAGGATTTGCTGGCATGGCGCCGGGAAAAAACCAAGGAGCAATGGACTCCAGAGTTTCGCAGCAAGCGTCGTGAGGCGTTGGATAAAACCTATTACCGCAAAACTATTGAAGCTTTAAAGAAAGTTCACACCTATTGCGGTTATATGGATGTGGAAACTTATGAGTCATACCGTAAATGTCAAAAAGATCGCTCTCTGTTGACGTTTAAAACATTTTGCGATCGCTATTTTGATGGGGATGATGTCCGGGCGCGGGATGCTATTCGCAACTACAACCATCAGATTATTTCGGTGGAACCAATGGAGGAACGATTTGATGTTTATGATATCGAAGTTCCCAACACCCATAACTTTGCTTTAGCCAGTGGGATATTTGTTCACAACAGTGCTAAACAAGGGCGCGATCGCCGATTCCAAGCGATTCTCCCGCTACGGGGGAAAATCCTCAACATTGAAAAAACTGACGATGCGAAAATTTACAAAAATAACGAAATTCAATCGCTGATTTCTGCTATAGGTTTGGGGATTAAAGGGGAAGAATTTAACCCCGATCAACTGCGTTATCACCGTGTCATAATTATGACTGACGCTGATGTAGATGGGGCCCACATTCGTACCTTATTATTGACCTTTTTCTATCGCTATCAACGGGATTTGGTAGACCAAGGTTATGTGTATATTGCTTGTCCTCCTTTGTATAAGGTAGAACGCGGTCGCAATCATGTGTATTGCTACAGTGATCGCGAGTTGCAAGAACATTTAGCCCAATTACCGCCGAATGCGAATTACACAATTCAGCGGTTTAAAGGGTTAGGTGAAATGATGCCAGACCAACTTTGGGAAACCACCATGAACCCGGAAACTCGCACCCTGAAACGGGTGGAAATTGAAGATGCTGCCGAAGCCGATCGCATCTTTACCATTTTAATGGGCGATCGCGTCGGGCCGCGTCGGGAGTTTATTGAACAACACAGTAAACACCTCAATTTCACTGATTTAGATATCTAA
- the miaA gene encoding tRNA (adenosine(37)-N6)-dimethylallyltransferase MiaA, which produces MGGLIVICGATATGKSGLAIAIAHRLHSIIISADSRQVYRDFDIGTAKPTREEQQQVPHYLIDICDPTETLTVADYQQQAQSLIASTPYTPPPLLVGGTGLYIKSVVRGMKIPRVPPHPELRSQLADLGQSQCYSMLQQVDPLAAAKIHGNDSVRTLRALEVYYVTGCPISQQQGENPPGYPILQIGLDCETQALSDSASAPLRDGASAPLRERISRRTQLMISAGFVGEVEYLCEKYGRDLPLLNTLGYAEIKDYLAGKISLEEAIGLTILHTRQFAKRQRTWFQRDADIEWFNADDLDLVEQVWQRIQEFIEKLS; this is translated from the coding sequence ATGGGCGGATTAATTGTAATTTGTGGAGCAACGGCTACGGGTAAGTCGGGACTGGCGATCGCGATCGCTCATCGTTTGCATTCTATTATAATTAGTGCCGATTCGCGCCAAGTGTATCGAGATTTTGACATTGGCACCGCTAAACCGACGCGGGAAGAGCAACAGCAAGTCCCGCATTATTTAATCGATATCTGCGATCCTACGGAAACTCTCACGGTTGCAGATTATCAACAACAAGCACAGTCTTTGATTGCTTCTACACCATACACCCCTCCACCCCTCCTCGTCGGTGGGACGGGTTTATATATTAAATCTGTGGTTAGGGGGATGAAAATTCCGCGAGTGCCACCACACCCAGAACTGCGATCGCAGTTAGCTGATTTGGGGCAATCCCAATGTTATTCAATGCTGCAACAGGTAGACCCGTTAGCAGCAGCGAAAATTCATGGCAATGATTCGGTGAGAACTTTAAGGGCTTTGGAGGTTTATTATGTGACGGGGTGTCCGATTTCGCAACAGCAGGGCGAAAATCCACCGGGCTATCCGATCTTACAGATTGGGTTAGACTGCGAAACCCAGGCATTGAGCGATAGCGCATCCGCGCCGCTTCGCGATGGCGCATCCGCGCCGCTTCGCGAACGCATTTCCCGACGGACGCAACTTATGATTTCGGCGGGTTTTGTGGGCGAAGTGGAATATCTTTGTGAAAAATATGGCAGAGACTTACCGTTGCTGAATACCCTGGGTTATGCGGAAATTAAAGACTATTTGGCGGGAAAGATTAGCTTAGAAGAGGCGATCGGGCTGACTATTTTACATACTAGGCAATTTGCCAAACGGCAACGTACCTGGTTTCAGCGGGATGCAGACATTGAATGGTTTAATGCGGATGACCTTGATTTAGTAGAGCAAGTCTGGCAAAGGATTCAAGAGTTTATCGAAAAGTTATCATAA
- a CDS encoding DUF4058 family protein, producing the protein MPSPFPGMDPYLEDPQEWPEVHNRLIVNLADWLSPQLRPTYRVAIEKRTYQTDVDDFLLVGLPDVTVWQPKSSTPSSQPPRYSTAGTLASTKDRPFAVTMPMPTTVKEGYLEIRRVKTGEVVTAIEILSPSNKRPGEGRDAYIRKRRQVLGSSTHLVEIDLLRTGEKMPAIGEVPPTDYRILVSRGDRRPNAMVYAFTLREAIPVFPLPLRPQDPEPLVDLQTLLNNLYDLAGYDSSDRLSLIAGSLTFRSRCSMGRCAVARTRTAVVGQVGQSDFCSVYDRAIINQLID; encoded by the coding sequence ATGCCTTCTCCGTTTCCTGGGATGGATCCGTATTTAGAAGATCCCCAAGAATGGCCTGAAGTTCATAATCGATTGATTGTTAACTTGGCAGACTGGTTGAGTCCTCAGTTGCGTCCGACCTATCGAGTGGCGATTGAAAAGCGGACTTATCAGACTGATGTGGATGATTTTTTATTAGTCGGTCTTCCTGATGTAACAGTATGGCAGCCCAAATCATCAACCCCATCAAGTCAACCACCAAGATATTCTACCGCTGGTACTTTGGCGTCAACCAAAGATCGACCGTTCGCCGTTACCATGCCAATGCCGACTACGGTTAAGGAAGGCTATTTAGAAATTAGACGAGTGAAAACCGGGGAAGTGGTTACGGCTATTGAAATTTTGTCTCCGAGCAACAAACGTCCTGGAGAAGGTCGGGACGCATATATCCGCAAGCGGAGACAAGTGCTGGGCAGTTCCACTCATTTGGTCGAAATTGATTTGCTCAGAACTGGGGAGAAAATGCCCGCCATTGGTGAAGTGCCACCAACCGATTATCGCATTTTGGTCAGTCGGGGCGATCGGCGTCCCAATGCTATGGTCTATGCTTTTACTCTCCGGGAAGCTATTCCTGTCTTTCCCCTGCCTTTGCGTCCCCAAGACCCAGAACCCTTGGTTGACTTGCAGACTTTGTTAAACAACTTGTACGATTTGGCAGGCTATGACAGCAGCGATCGATTATCGCTTATCGCCGGTTCCCTCACTTTCAGAAGCAGATGCAGCATGGGTAGATGTGCTGTTGCGAGAACAAGGACTGCGGTAGTTGGACAGGTTGGACAGTCTGATTTCTGCTCAGTTTATGATCGGGCTATAATAAACCAATTAATTGATTAA